Below is a window of Cygnus atratus isolate AKBS03 ecotype Queensland, Australia chromosome 3, CAtr_DNAZoo_HiC_assembly, whole genome shotgun sequence DNA.
AAATACTAACTTCAACTATCAGCATTcatggggaaaatgaaaaacccACCACCATATTGCACCTGCAATTAAGGAATTGCTATTTGATTGTATGCAGCCTTAATTTCTTACCCCATGGAAACAGTAAGAACCACTAAGAAACTCCTTTATAAGTTGGTCATCAGTCAATTTGGAGATGTGGGTTGTTCCCACAGTTAATAGTTGATGGCTGCCGACAGCAACAGGCTtatgaatggaagaaaatttatcttcttttgttgaatgcatttcttcctgaaattaaagtatacaaaaatatattaattagaCTTCATATGCCCCTTTCAAAATCTTATAAACTATAGGAAGTTACTTAATACTAAGTGAGGCAGGCTGTGCAAAGAAGTATGAAAGCATGCTGTCACCACTTTCACTGTGCCTTAGACACAGCTAAACAAAAGACCGAGTCAGAAACTTAGCAACTTTCCAAACTGTAGGCTAAGAAGGCTACAGAAGTTTCCTAGTGGTAGCCCAAATATAGTTGATAcgttttctttccaaacaaagTAAGTTACATGAAATTTCAAAAAACTTAAAGACCATTTGAAAGACTGACGTGGTCTTACAAAGTTGAGTAAACGAACTTACTCCACTGAACTGCAAGTTATGTGTACTATAACAAGGAAAACAAGtacttttctatttcaaattaaagaaattctACCTCCTTAACCCTTCTGAAAGGCATCTTCatcatttcttgctgtttttccagctgttcCAGATTATGAGGTTTAAGTGGGGATCCTGGCAAGGACTGGCAAAAAATGTCATTCACAGGAGAAGCCCTGAACCTGTGCAAACAAGTTATGGATATATAACTTATAATGCTTTAAAGACAAGACATACTTTTTGATTGCTAAAAATTTCTGACTGAGTTTAGCttgagctatttttttcttgcaatagCACCATCTCATTCAAAGCTACAATGTCCATGCAGCCGATGTAAATGAGTGTAGCCCAGTGGAGACTCACTACCACCACTGCCAGACAACTGGCAGCACAATCTAATCACTCTtcttcaacaggaaaaaaaagagttattaaaaagcaaactgcatTGCACATGTACCGTGAATGTAATGTCAAGACTCCAACAAGCCCTCTCAGAAGTTAAAAAACTTCAGTGATTAAAACTGATAGATGCAGTTCctgtataattaaaataacacattCCTGTACTGTGACGTGTATGGCTTTTCCCACTCCACATATATCATTATTCCTCTATCACTCTCTTCATTAGCTATGTCTGCAAAAAGCGGCTCatctcaggaaagaaaaatcagctggaGGAGAGTAACATGCCTTTCTCCTTGTTTTACGCAAATGAAGGCCTCATTAAAACACCAAATAAACCTTAACAGATTATTAAGGcaaacatcaaaatgaaaatcatacTGACAAATGATGTATTTgtacagtttttgtttctcatctCATTGAAAAGGTGCTCTTTAGAGGAAacttatttacaaaacaaacatgcagGCACTGCTTCAGAAGCAAGGTGGCATTCTGTGATGTCCTCCTTTGAAAAGTCTGTAAGATACAGCAGTAGCTCTATGACAATTGCCCCTGTAGTTGAAAGAATCTAAACGTGTTTCCTAAATAGTTACTACACTCCAGATTAAATAAGTACTGTATCAAAGAAGCCtgttttcatctgaattttatttaaaaagcgTAACACTGACTGTTACAGTAGTCTTACTACTACTCAATCTTCCCTCCTGATCCAAATTTccacaatttaaaagaaaaaaaaaatcaaactgtaaCCAAATAAGAATGCCAACTAGAACTAATGGATGTGCTTTTGCTAAGTTAATGCAACTGCGTTATTGGGTAAGCGTAGTAAAGGGATGGTGTCTGAAGTACTGCTAAGTGCTGTTTCGGGGAACACAACAGGAAAAGTGCACTTAAAATGAAGTTGGTTTTTCTGTTCTTACCTCTGCTGACACTGAGCAGCGTTTCAAGCTGACCATCTCTACCCACCTTTATTTACTAAGATGTAAGTCTGAGAATAAAAATCTTGTATGTTTAAGTATTTCTTGCCAGTGGCCAGAAAGTCTTCCATGCTTTCAGTTTGGGAGGGAATAGTGGCTCAAGACTTCATTCTtatcacatgaaaaaaaacaatttgccTTGCACTTTCTATTCTGCTGATACAGAGGCTTATAAGACACGTAACACGTAGCATACAAACAACAGATGAGCACAATAGATAATACTGTGTTATCTGTTGCGCTTAACAGATCCATCCACATGATAAAATTGCTAGTTGGGACGAAATATATAAGAGCATCACTTATTTACCCTAAATGGGAAGCATGTATAAAATGCACTGTCAAGGATTTTATCCTTTAGACTTTGTTGCCTATTTCAGAACAGCAATTAAATACTTGCTTGTTCTGATGTCTGTGTGTATGGGAAATAGAACTCCTGTcaattattttcccctttcatttttacGTCATGTACTTAGCAATTCTGCTTACAACCTTTGAAAGGTCAAAGCTATTAAAACTACAGATATCCTCTAGATGCATGTTACAATTCAGAGacgggagaaaaaaaagaatcctaaAATTGATTTTTGGACAAATAAACCTGTAACTGTGAACTCTTCAGATGAAAATGACATACAGCTAGTGGTAAGGCAATAAACCAAGGCAAGGACATATAGGAGCTTCTTAAGTTTTGAGTACAGCTAAGATAAATGTTAGTAAGGTTATGGCTGAAAACcatacttctgttttttgaaaTTAAGTAGAGTAGTTGAAGTCTATGCACACATACATGGTGCGTGCAATTTGCAGTATCTAAATACTATAAAGATGATCCCCAAAGACTTTGAAATCATAAACTAAGAGACGAGACTGAGTGTTCTTAGTCTGCCCGCAGCCTTCAGGCCCTGGTTTGCATTCCTCTGGAACAACAGAGCCAGAAGCTTAcctgttgaaaataaaatacttcccATCTGCTTCTCATACAGGATCAACCAGGAGAGACttacaaaatgcaaatactgtGCAACTTAAGATGAAAACTCTTAAGACTATGCAAAACTGCACTTGCCAAAATAAGTACATATGAGTATCACAGTTCTGTACCAGAAACCACAGCTGAATATAAGACTTATATAAGCACATGCACAGAAGCTGATGAAAATTTGGAGTGATAATGTTAGCCAAAATTTGGGTACCATACCTATATTTAGGATGGTTGCATAACAGAGGTGTCAATATAACCACTTCATATTCACAAGTCGTAACTTCTGCTACTGAAAGAATCTCATGTTTAGCTTCTGGATGACAGATGTACATCACTGTACTTGATCTGGGTAGGTTTTGTCTCAAGCTACAAGGTGTGCCGTTTCCCATTTCCACAGGATAGTATGGGGTCATCTGCCCTTCTATATTTTTTGTAGGTATCTAggtgaaagaaagtaaaagttAAGGATCACAGTAAAACTCCTTTGActcttctgaaacagaaaacactgtaaCATTGTGCAGAGCCAGCACTACTGGATTGAAACCAGCCCCCATGTACTGACTCATTGTTGCTGCAACATCCAAACACATTCTGGTTTATTACCTCCAGCTCAGCACTGCACAGATGCACCAAGCCATGTGAGGTCTGACTAGAAACACgactgcaaaagcagctggtTTCTCTGCACAGGTTGCTTGATGGTGCAGTTCTAAGAAAGCTCGCCAGCTGGGTGCAATGTTTTGAAAGAACACCAAGCCAGCTGTGTTCACCCTGTAATCTAGGAGCCAAGGAGCTGTGAGTAGCTCTGCCAGGCTCAGCTCAGGTCTGGCCAGGCATGTTACCTTCAGTTCAGTGTCAGGCCATGAAGAATCCCCAATGGCCCCTTGCAAAGTCATCCAGGCATCTGCCCTTATCATACCCAGCCCAGGTGTCTCCTTGTACAGAGTATCTCATACCATCTGGTATCGTAGCTAACAGAAAGTTAACAATATATACTACGTAAATCATGCTTTATAAAATTTGAAATGGCGGTGTAAAATACATtacttcaaaatgcattttgaagtaAAGGTAGTTTACAAAGCccaaataaaaactttaaatctactttccttcattttctacaCCCTAGGTAAATTCTCTTCAGACTTGTTCCTTCATGTTTTGTCCAACTTCCCCTTCAGGAAACTAATTCCCCAAACTGCTAGGAAGTCCCTCTTTGGCTCCTATCTTCAAAGTAGCTAACATTCCTGGGTACCAAAAGGTCTGTTTGTGCAAAAGCCATGTTGGAACCCACAATCGAGACCACTTTTGATCTGTTGTTGCTTGAGCTAGTAAAGGTTTTCAGTGCACAACAAATCAGGCTCGGTGCTAAAAGGTGGTGGTGCCTTCTATGCTTGGGCCAAAACCCAGGGGAGCTGGGACCCTCCTACATCTCACCTACTGCAGAGTTCTCAAACCAAGCTACCCTGTCACAGGccatggacttttttttttcctgacaactGTTCCATCATGAATGAAGTGATGAGACATTTGTGAGTTACAGGAATGAACGTGGCAGTAGCTTAATTGCTCAGGCACTCCTTAGCTTCCAGTCACATATCCACTCTATACCCAAATATTCGGTGGTCAAAGGTGGTAAGCAAAGATATATTCCATTGGCTCACAAAAGTGGTACCAGTATCTTTCCTTCCTATCTTCCTGAATAAAAGAACTgacttttccttaaatattgaaaaattatACCTAGGCATTTCATTGCTTACTCAAGAAACCTAAATGGAGAGAGCTCCTGTTTGTACACAAATCCTATTGAGAGGTCTGTCAGTTAAGATAAATCTCTAGACTCAGCAGGTTTTTGGTTACTTTAAGCAGCACCCACCCAGCTGTGTTATGtatcctttccctttcctgacTACAGATTCCAATCAAGTTGCAAACTTAAGTTATTTGTGGACTGAAATCAAGTCAGTGTACATACATCATAAATACTGGTAAGTCTGCAAAAAATGTTTCGCAACTTCTGaagtaatgaataaaaattcttCAATTTCCAAGAACCACAGCCATCAGAACAGACACATTCTGACTTGAGTCTGCTTTCCCAACTACCTGCAAAATGCTGATCAGGCATGCATATTTTCTGAGATCCACTGCAAGAGAGATATCACTCTCTGCTATGTAAATCGGTATTACAAAGAACATGCAGATGAAAGTTTgacttcagaattaaaataaaggtaacTGGAAATAAGATAGGTGCATGTTTATCTGCAGGTCAGATTTGCTATTGCTAATCCCAAACACCAGCGTGCTTCAGGTATTTACACTGTTTTGCTACCAAGTCAGTAACTCACAATTGCGTTTTGGGACCTTAATAATAGAAAAGTTCTCtaatggaaaacagaagcacagagttTTACAGGATGGGTCATCAAGTCAGGTGAGAAATCTACGGATTTGGTGCTGTACAGTTCTGTTAGGCATTTCTAACCCAAAATTGATGAAAGGGAATAGGGATTTCTGATGCAGCTAGAAAAATAACTGTTACTAGACCTTAATGTGACTTTGTGGATATGTGTATTGTTTTCATAGAGAAAGAATACATAGTTCATATCTCATATAAGTTTAAGATTGGCAtaactttaatttaaataaacaggAGGGTAAGAAATTTACTAACTAGACTAAGCAAACTTTTAGCAGTGTAACTAATAATCTAAAGTGAAAAGAGTGCAGCTCGGGAACAGAGTTTCATTTTTTGATATTCATTTTGTTAGGGAACTTATAATCTCATCATATATAAATTGCCTCCACTATCGATGGCAAAAGttaaaatagatgtttttcaCTTGCCTCTTTTGCACTCTCTTTtggattttccttctcttcttgaTCTAGGGAATAATTAAGAATGAGGTAAGCATAAAGTCTGTGAGCTcgaaataaagtgaaattatacagagaagtttgttttgtgtatttgctTGTACTTTGTGTATAAGCTGTCAAGAGTCAATTTTAACAACTTGCAGgtgcaaaagaggaaagaaaggaaataaacagtgATCTAGGGTCCAGagcaaacagaataaaatatgagTAAGCATCATCTTAACACAATTTTGAGTTTATGTGACAGGCCAAATCCAGCTTTAGCACCACAGGAATACCATGGAGGCCAGAATAACATGCCACTGCTGCCGTTCTTCAAGGTATAGCTGACTATTCTCTTCAAAGTGAGTGAATTACAGACTGAGACAGTACACAGCAACTACTTCAGCCTACCCACCAGCCAGCCTCAGAGGGTGCACTAGGTATAGGATGAAGCTAGGCCAGACTGCACACTATGCTCATGATCATGAGGATAAGCATAGTAACAGAGTAAGGGTTACAAGTCGTCACAGGTTATAGCTGTCTTTAGTTCTGAACTGTTTCAGGAGATGGTCTGGACTCCATTCAGAATTAGATGAGCAAAACGCAACTCTGCTTTGCTGTCACCCATTCAGCTATTCCAAGTTTACTGTGTCACACTTGTGGATTTAGCTCACAATGGTTTGAAACACCTTCTATTtccatctattttattttttaagagaagtaGTGTGAATTGCTGTATAGGAAGCATAGAATAAAATCTGCCACTTAGGCGAAGAGTACAGAGAGTGAACATACTAGAAGACTGGTAACTTGACAAATTATCAAGACAACTTAAAGTATCATCACGTGTAACTTCTCAGAATAATAGCCCACAACAGAATTCATAAACATCACATACAGCAGCTTTTAGGGAGAATTAGGCATCTCTGCACAGGATTAATGACAACACAAGCAAACACCCCAACTTACTAATAAGAGGAGCCAAATAATGCAGTTTCTGAGTCAAGTTTCTTTTTAGGACTAGGATACCTAACTGAAGGTTGCAAACAGGAATTCAAAGAAATAGGGTTAATAGCTCTAAATCCCCTTCAAGATCAAGGCACTCAAGTGAATCAcatttaggaggaaaaatggTGGTGCCTTTTATGTACTAGcctagaattaaaaaaaaaaaaaaaaaaaggtaaattattGTTTTCTACTGTTTCCATCAGCTCTGATGAATGAACACTTAGTCTGTGGATTTTGAGAATTCTCTGAACCAATATACTGCCTACATAAGGGAACCAGATATCAACAGGTGTGAACACAGAACTTCCAGTATCTACCAAAATTTATCTGCAAAAATGCAAGTATTCAGAAGATTATTCTAAACTACAGTTTGAGTTTGGGGCTCAGCTACCTAATTTCCACTGAAGTCCCACTTTTTGcacttcagtatttctgaaggtCTGTGCCAGAAACCCtaaaaaaacattctgcaacAATTCCAAGGATCAAATCTACCTGCAAAGGCTATAAATGTGTGGGTTTGCATACCACATTCTACTACAAAATAGCAGAGCCCAAGATGTGCTACACACTTTGGCTGCTGTTTCCATCTTGAAAGACACTTCTCCCCACCGAAAAAGAAAGTGGCAATAGATTACATTATCAAACAGACTCATCTGGCATATATTTCTTCAATATTGCtactatgcattttttttccccgatcCTAATTAATTATTGCAAATTAATCTAATTAACTAAACATCACAGCGAAACTCACAGGATGAATAAATGCAAAGTGCTTGCTGAAAGAAATTACTTAAAAACTACAATTTGTAAAACAGCAACGTACAGAGTTGTACTGTTCTATTGGGAATTGGTTTTCTACAGCATATTTCTTCGAAGAGTAATGGTTAAAACCAAAAGAACTCATTAGCATTAGCAAAATAATCTAAGACAAACCTGGTTCTGATAATGGGTTCTTCATCATCATATTCCCAAGATAGTATTCTTGgatgtttattttctacaatcaagagaggttaaaaaaaatctgttactaTTTTCCATACTTTTTCAAGCATACAGGTTCTCAACTCTTCTGGAGGAGTTATACACACACCTGCCACTGAAAATGCAGCTGAGACTTCCAAATTGCAAGAAACCTACCTGTCCTGTCTCTTTCTCCTCATGATATTGACGGATGTGTTTTCCATGGCAGACCTCGTAAGTCCAGTAAGATtcaatcttaaaaataataacaattttctgtttagaTAAATTACCCCCGAAAACATTTCCCCCCTAATTTTTGGCTTTTACAGCAATAAAACGCAGCCAAAGCAGGTGGATAAAAGCACCTTCAAAAACAATAGCACAGTGAATGGTCTCACTGTTCCCTAAGCATTTTGATGAGGTTCCAAATAAACACAACAGGCGAACTTTCTTAACTTTTACACAGATAAATCAAAAAGATATATAGACTGAATTTGGTCTAAAACCACTGGGACTAAGCTGAACTGACTCAGCACTGACTGTTTTTGGCAACTGCTGTAGATATGGGCTGTTTATCAATGGGGCTTGACCCACTCTCTCTTCCTCAAGGACTTGCATAAGACCTTGTGTAGGTACAGCATTTGGTCATTTTTGCTCTCTCGGTTTCTCAGTACCAGCCTGTTTGCTATTTGGTTTGTTCTTGTAAGGCACGAGCCTGTGAATTGTGATGACAGctgatgaaaaatggaaaaactttCAGAGTATCTAGAagtatgtttgttttggtgttctAACAATTTATGAGAAATGCTGCTTGTTAGACTGCCACGTATTACAGCTTGACTCTTGGAAGTAAGCATttaaaatccacatttttaaattggTATTATAACAACCCCATTTATTTGTATACTGAGATCTTCTACTACATGGAATTTCACCAGTAATATAGGTTAAATCAAAGTTACAGAAAACTTATTTTGGTCTGAATTAGTACATAAAGTTTGAGATATATTATCTAGGTTATTATGCTAAATCTTAAAATGGACTGAATGAAAATCTTTTGATTAGCATGCAAATTACCAACGCAGAAGTGACATACTCTATATGAACAGCTACTTTGCTTAAAAAGAGGTTCCAACAATTCTCCTGGAGCAGGACCTTTGTagtccttttcttcttcctacaAAGGAAGGATATTTCATTACATTAAAATTGGAAGAAGTTTGGTTAGTTAATATTCATGTattagtttttcaaaaaaagttttactgcaaaattaaaagataCAAGAGCTCATTAGTTCTTGCCCTGAAGGAGCTGTGTTGTGATCAGAGAAGGTAATTTAGTTAAACAAGAAGGGACAAGTAGAAGTCACAAAACAGTCAAAGCAGAAGAgttctgtggttttaaaaaatatgcacGTTGCAAAAGAGTAGCAGCTCCCAGCTTGCTCTGTCAAGAATGGCAGCTTGGGTTATGAATAGGAAAACAGTATCAACAATCCATTTGTGGAAGTTTACTTCTTCATATCTCTTACTCCATAAATGTGCATGCTATTGAAGAGGTAAAGTTATGCTATTAAAGAGGTAAAT
It encodes the following:
- the ERLEC1 gene encoding endoplasmic reticulum lectin 1 isoform X4 — encoded protein: MRGCRPRALLCGLLAAVAAVAAGGRTLPHLSDDVPFRVNWPGTEFSLPTTGVLYKEDNYIIMTTVDKEKYKCILPLIASGNEEEEKDYKGPAPGELLEPLFKQSSCSYRIESYWTYEVCHGKHIRQYHEEKETGQIPTKNIEGQMTPYYPVEMGNGTPCSLRQNLPRSSTVMYICHPEAKHEILSVAEVTTCEYEVVILTPLLCNHPKYRFRASPVNDIFCQSLPGSPLKPHNLEQLEKQQEMMKMPFRRVKEEEMHSTKEDKFSSIHKPVAVGSHQLLTVGTTHISKLTDDQLIKEFLSGSYCFHGGVGWWKYEFCYGKYVHQYHEDKESGKTSVVVGTWNKEEHIEWSKKNAARTYYLREDGTQTVRMVSHFYGNGDVCDLTEKPRQVTVKLKWSLQSSVKFWIQLMNMGSFQCPAKEQYKSMKKAIPINNPTGFFHINIMSVR
- the ERLEC1 gene encoding endoplasmic reticulum lectin 1 isoform X5, which codes for MRGCRPRALLCGLLAAVAAVAAGGRTLPHLSDDVPFRVNWPGTEFSLPTTGVLYKEDNYIIMTTVDKEKYKCILPLIASGNEEEEKDYKGPAPGELLEPLFKQSSCSYRIESYWTYEVCHGKHIRQYHEEKETGQIPTKNIEGQMTPYYPVEMGNGTPCSLRQNLPRSSTVMYICHPEAKHEILSVAEVTTCEYEVVILTPLLCNHPKYRFRASPVNDIFCQSLPGSPLKPHNLEQLEKQQEMMKMPFRRVKEEEMHSTKEDKFSSIHKPVAVGSHQLLTVGTTHISKLTDDQLIKEFLSGSYCFHGGVGWWKYEFCYGKYVHQYHEDKESGKTSVVVGTWNKEEHIEWSKKNAARTYYLREDGTQTVRMVSHFYGNGDVCDLTEKPRQVTVKLKCKESDSPHAVTIYMLEPHSCQYILGVESPVICKILDTADEHGLLSVPS
- the ERLEC1 gene encoding endoplasmic reticulum lectin 1 isoform X3, which gives rise to MRGCRPRALLCGLLAAVAAVAAGGRTLPHLSDDVPFRVNWPGTEFSLPTTGVLYKEDNYIIMTTVDKEKYKCILPLIASGNEEEEKDYKGPAPGELLEPLFKQSSCSYRIESYWTYEVCHGKHIRQYHEEKETGQKINIQEYYLGNMMMKNPLSEPDQEEKENPKESAKEIPTKNIEGQMTPYYPVEMGNGTPCSLRQNLPRSSTVMYICHPEAKHEILSVAEVTTCEYEVVILTPLLCNHPKYRFRASPVNDIFCQSLPGSPLKPHNLEQLEKQQEMMKMPFRRVKEEEMHSTKEDKFSSIHKPVAVGSHQLLTVGTTHISKLTDDQLIKEFLSGSYCFHGGVGWWKYEFCYGKYVHQYHEDKESGKTSVVVGTWNKEEHIEWSKKNAARTYYLREDGTQTVRCKESDSPHAVTIYMLEPHSCQYILGVESPVICKILDTADEHGLLSVPS
- the ERLEC1 gene encoding endoplasmic reticulum lectin 1 isoform X1 codes for the protein MRGCRPRALLCGLLAAVAAVAAGGRTLPHLSDDVPFRVNWPGTEFSLPTTGVLYKEDNYIIMTTVDKEKYKCILPLIASGNEEEEKDYKGPAPGELLEPLFKQSSCSYRIESYWTYEVCHGKHIRQYHEEKETGQKINIQEYYLGNMMMKNPLSEPDQEEKENPKESAKEIPTKNIEGQMTPYYPVEMGNGTPCSLRQNLPRSSTVMYICHPEAKHEILSVAEVTTCEYEVVILTPLLCNHPKYRFRASPVNDIFCQSLPGSPLKPHNLEQLEKQQEMMKMPFRRVKEEEMHSTKEDKFSSIHKPVAVGSHQLLTVGTTHISKLTDDQLIKEFLSGSYCFHGGVGWWKYEFCYGKYVHQYHEDKESGKTSVVVGTWNKEEHIEWSKKNAARTYYLREDGTQTVRMVSHFYGNGDVCDLTEKPRQVTVKLKWSLQSSVKFWIQLMNMGSFQCPAKEQYKSMKKAIPINNPTGFFHINIMSVR
- the ERLEC1 gene encoding endoplasmic reticulum lectin 1 isoform X2 codes for the protein MRGCRPRALLCGLLAAVAAVAAGGRTLPHLSDDVPFRVNWPGTEFSLPTTGVLYKEDNYIIMTTVDKEKYKCILPLIASGNEEEEKDYKGPAPGELLEPLFKQSSCSYRIESYWTYEVCHGKHIRQYHEEKETGQKINIQEYYLGNMMMKNPLSEPDQEEKENPKESAKEIPTKNIEGQMTPYYPVEMGNGTPCSLRQNLPRSSTVMYICHPEAKHEILSVAEVTTCEYEVVILTPLLCNHPKYRFRASPVNDIFCQSLPGSPLKPHNLEQLEKQQEMMKMPFRRVKEEEMHSTKEDKFSSIHKPVAVGSHQLLTVGTTHISKLTDDQLIKEFLSGSYCFHGGVGWWKYEFCYGKYVHQYHEDKESGKTSVVVGTWNKEEHIEWSKKNAARTYYLREDGTQTVRMVSHFYGNGDVCDLTEKPRQVTVKLKCKESDSPHAVTIYMLEPHSCQYILGVESPVICKILDTADEHGLLSVPS